The proteins below come from a single Arthrobacter crystallopoietes genomic window:
- a CDS encoding MmgE/PrpD family protein, with translation MTVNHKVRVYRSEENLPRQDQLAYKIAKVAVDPVEVSEDVTEMVINRIIDNASVAVASLNRGPIVAARSQALSHPVSANGNGAGIYGVAGKTSPEWAAWANGVAVRELDYHDTFLAAEYSHPGDNIPPILAVAQHTGANGRDLVRGIATGYEIQVDLVKAICLHKHKIDHVAHLGPSAAAGIGTLLGLDVETIFQAVGQALHTTTATRQSRKGEISTWKAHAPAFAGKMAVEAVDRAMRGQTSPVPIYEGEDGVIAWMLDGPEAAYEVPLPADGEAKRAILDTYTKEHSAEYQAQALIDLARKLHGAHPEATDPANVDKILIHTSHHTHYVIGSGANDPQKYDPMASRETLDHSIPYIFTVALQDGKWHHVDSYTPERAGRADTVDLWHKVTTEEDQEWTRRYHSLDISEKAFGGRVEITLKDGSTIVDEIAVADAHPLGARPFAREQYINKLRTLAAGQNGNRLVEEAEIDRFLAAVERLPELAAGELDQLNIAAADGVINLSAGPKGLF, from the coding sequence ATGACCGTCAACCACAAAGTCCGCGTCTACCGCAGTGAAGAGAACCTTCCGCGGCAGGACCAGCTCGCCTACAAGATCGCCAAGGTCGCCGTCGACCCGGTGGAAGTCAGCGAAGACGTGACCGAAATGGTCATCAACCGCATCATCGACAACGCCTCCGTGGCCGTTGCTTCGCTAAACCGCGGCCCGATCGTGGCCGCCCGTTCGCAGGCGCTGAGCCACCCGGTCTCGGCGAACGGCAACGGAGCAGGAATCTACGGCGTTGCCGGCAAGACCTCGCCGGAGTGGGCCGCCTGGGCCAACGGTGTCGCCGTGCGCGAACTGGACTACCACGACACCTTCCTCGCCGCCGAGTACTCCCACCCGGGCGATAATATTCCTCCCATTCTCGCCGTCGCGCAGCACACCGGCGCCAACGGACGCGACCTTGTGCGCGGAATCGCCACCGGCTACGAAATCCAGGTGGATCTGGTGAAGGCCATCTGCCTGCACAAGCACAAGATCGACCACGTCGCCCACCTCGGCCCGTCCGCCGCAGCCGGCATCGGCACCCTGCTGGGTCTCGACGTCGAAACCATCTTCCAGGCCGTGGGCCAGGCACTGCATACGACGACGGCGACCCGCCAGTCCCGCAAGGGCGAGATCTCAACGTGGAAGGCCCACGCACCGGCATTCGCAGGCAAGATGGCTGTGGAAGCCGTTGACCGGGCCATGCGCGGGCAGACCTCGCCGGTTCCCATCTACGAGGGCGAAGACGGCGTCATCGCCTGGATGCTCGACGGACCCGAGGCTGCCTACGAGGTGCCGCTGCCCGCCGACGGCGAAGCCAAGCGCGCCATCCTCGACACCTATACCAAGGAGCACTCGGCCGAATACCAGGCACAGGCCTTAATCGATCTGGCCCGCAAGCTGCACGGCGCGCACCCGGAAGCCACCGATCCGGCGAACGTGGACAAGATCCTCATCCACACCTCGCACCACACGCACTATGTCATTGGCTCCGGCGCGAACGACCCGCAGAAGTACGATCCGATGGCCTCCCGGGAAACGCTGGACCACTCCATCCCGTACATCTTCACCGTCGCCCTGCAGGACGGAAAGTGGCACCACGTCGATTCCTACACCCCTGAGCGTGCGGGACGTGCCGATACCGTAGACCTCTGGCACAAGGTGACCACGGAAGAGGACCAGGAATGGACCCGCCGCTACCATTCGCTGGACATCAGCGAAAAGGCCTTCGGCGGCCGCGTGGAGATCACGCTCAAGGACGGCAGCACCATTGTGGATGAGATTGCCGTTGCCGATGCGCACCCGCTGGGTGCCCGCCCGTTTGCCCGCGAGCAGTACATCAACAAACTGCGCACGCTGGCTGCCGGCCAGAACGGCAATCGTCTGGTGGAGGAGGCCGAAATCGACAGGTTCCTCGCCGCCGTCGAACGTCTGCCCGAACTTGCCGCGGGAGAACTGG
- a CDS encoding GntR family transcriptional regulator, which produces MRASERAYWALREDIVEWRLPPGTVLGEVEQAERLGVSRTPLREALGRLTAEGLAAPHSGRGVVVTAISLDTAAELFELRTALECQAASLAARRGDPAVFTCLQQEFASAAQLLRGDDPARHDYYALVGRLDRAIDEAIDNAYLLQALKNLRVHLVRIRRLAKDNPERLLAAATEHANIAGAIAAGDGQLAAAATAVHLYQSLEHLKTTQPSAERTAS; this is translated from the coding sequence ATGCGTGCCAGCGAGCGTGCCTATTGGGCCTTGCGGGAGGACATCGTCGAATGGCGGCTGCCGCCGGGTACCGTCCTCGGGGAAGTGGAACAGGCCGAACGGCTGGGGGTTTCCCGCACTCCCCTGCGTGAAGCACTCGGACGGCTGACTGCCGAAGGCCTCGCTGCCCCGCACAGCGGCCGCGGCGTCGTCGTCACCGCCATCTCGCTCGATACCGCTGCCGAACTCTTCGAACTCCGCACCGCACTGGAGTGCCAGGCCGCGTCTCTGGCGGCACGGCGCGGGGATCCGGCAGTCTTCACGTGCCTGCAGCAGGAGTTCGCCTCGGCGGCCCAGCTGCTGCGCGGCGATGATCCGGCCCGCCATGATTACTACGCTCTCGTGGGCCGGCTGGACCGGGCCATCGACGAGGCCATCGACAACGCCTATCTGCTGCAGGCGCTGAAAAACCTGCGGGTGCATCTGGTCCGGATCCGCCGGCTGGCCAAAGACAATCCCGAACGCCTGCTGGCAGCAGCCACGGAGCACGCCAACATCGCCGGGGCCATCGCCGCCGGGGACGGCCAGCTCGCCGCAGCGGCCACCGCAGTACATCTGTATCAAAGCCTGGAACATCTCAAAACCACCCAACCGTCAGCCGAGAGGACAGCCTCATGA
- a CDS encoding acetate--CoA ligase gives MEASKGISVDSYRTMYEASCDEPEKFWLDAASAIQWDQMPAQALDDGNPPMYRWFPDGELNTSVNALDRHVAAGRGGDAALIYDSAMLGLQRTYTYQDLLSEVERFAGVLRGRGVGQGDRVIIYMPMIPEAAVAMLAVARLGAVHSVVFGGFAAQELAARIDDARPSAIVTTSGGIEPSRRIEYLPAVAEAIGLAGHAVADVIVKAREGFQHTVEDFATAGTVWHDWDALAATAEPAGPVSVKATDPLYILYTSGTTGAPKGVVRDNGSHAVAMAWSMKNIYNVGPGDVMWTASDVGWVVGHSYIVYGPLIAGATTVLYEGKPVGTPDAGAFWRVVQDHHVDVLFTAPTALRAIRKADPAAALVKDYDISSLRTLFAAGERLDPETYEWISAALQVPVIDHWWQTETGWAIAANPLGVEQLPVKAGSPTVPVPGYRLEIVDAGGQPVPPGTEGNIVLRLPLPPGTLTTLWGNDERYIRSYLDIFDGYYTTGDSGYLDEDGYLFVMGRTDDVINVSGHRLSTGAMEQAVARHPAVAECAVVGIADDLKGQRPSGFVVLKAGSEMAQEQLQRELVDLVRSQIGPVADFKEIRIVAALPKTRSGKILRKTMRQIADGEAYTVPSTIEDPLVIDDLVRLLQP, from the coding sequence ATCGAAGCTTCGAAAGGGATCAGCGTGGACAGCTACCGCACTATGTACGAGGCCAGTTGCGATGAGCCGGAGAAGTTCTGGCTCGATGCCGCCTCGGCCATCCAGTGGGACCAGATGCCTGCCCAGGCCCTCGACGATGGCAACCCGCCGATGTACCGCTGGTTTCCGGACGGTGAGCTCAACACCAGCGTCAACGCCCTGGACCGCCATGTTGCCGCCGGCCGCGGCGGGGATGCCGCCCTGATCTACGATTCGGCGATGCTGGGGCTGCAGCGCACCTACACCTATCAGGACTTGCTGTCCGAGGTTGAGCGCTTTGCAGGCGTGCTGCGCGGCCGGGGAGTTGGCCAAGGCGACCGGGTCATCATTTACATGCCCATGATTCCCGAGGCCGCCGTGGCCATGCTGGCGGTAGCCCGGCTCGGAGCGGTCCATTCAGTGGTGTTCGGTGGATTCGCGGCACAGGAACTCGCCGCCCGGATTGATGATGCACGCCCCTCGGCCATCGTGACCACCAGCGGCGGAATCGAACCGTCGCGCCGGATCGAGTACCTGCCGGCGGTCGCCGAAGCCATCGGGCTGGCAGGCCACGCCGTTGCCGATGTGATCGTCAAAGCGCGCGAGGGATTCCAACATACCGTCGAGGACTTCGCGACCGCCGGTACGGTTTGGCATGACTGGGACGCGCTGGCGGCAACCGCCGAGCCGGCCGGCCCGGTGTCGGTCAAGGCGACCGACCCGCTCTACATTCTCTATACGTCAGGTACAACCGGCGCCCCGAAGGGCGTAGTGCGGGACAACGGCTCCCATGCGGTGGCCATGGCCTGGTCGATGAAGAACATTTACAACGTTGGCCCGGGCGACGTCATGTGGACCGCTTCTGACGTCGGCTGGGTGGTGGGACACTCCTACATTGTTTATGGACCCCTGATTGCCGGAGCCACCACTGTGCTTTACGAAGGCAAGCCGGTAGGGACCCCGGATGCCGGCGCATTCTGGCGGGTAGTCCAGGACCATCATGTGGATGTGCTCTTTACCGCCCCCACTGCGCTGCGGGCCATCCGCAAGGCCGACCCGGCCGCCGCGCTGGTCAAGGACTATGACATCTCGTCCCTGCGCACACTGTTTGCGGCGGGCGAGCGGCTGGATCCTGAGACGTACGAGTGGATTTCGGCTGCCCTGCAGGTGCCGGTAATCGACCATTGGTGGCAGACGGAGACCGGCTGGGCCATCGCAGCCAATCCGCTCGGCGTGGAGCAGCTTCCGGTCAAGGCCGGATCGCCCACCGTGCCGGTGCCGGGGTACCGGCTGGAAATCGTCGACGCCGGCGGGCAGCCGGTGCCGCCCGGCACCGAAGGCAACATCGTGCTGCGGCTGCCCCTGCCGCCGGGAACCCTGACCACGCTGTGGGGCAACGACGAGCGGTACATCCGGTCCTACCTGGACATCTTCGACGGTTATTACACCACGGGGGACTCCGGCTACCTGGACGAGGACGGCTATCTGTTCGTGATGGGCCGCACCGACGACGTCATTAACGTCTCCGGCCACAGGCTCTCCACCGGGGCAATGGAACAGGCCGTGGCGCGGCATCCCGCGGTGGCCGAATGCGCGGTCGTCGGTATTGCCGATGACCTCAAGGGACAGCGGCCCAGCGGGTTTGTGGTGCTCAAGGCCGGCAGCGAGATGGCGCAGGAACAGCTTCAGCGGGAACTGGTGGACCTGGTGCGCTCGCAGATCGGGCCGGTCGCGGACTTCAAGGAGATACGGATCGTGGCCGCACTGCCGAAGACACGGTCAGGCAAGATCCTGCGCAAGACCATGCGGCAGATCGCCGACGGCGAGGCGTACACCGTGCCTTCCACTATCGAGGATCCACTGGTGATTGACGACCTGGTGCGCCTGCTGCAGCCCTAG
- a CDS encoding response regulator: MPDPIRVLVVEDESVAAAAHAEYVRRIEGFQLAGVARTGSEALAFLGLSPGRQQESAVAVDLVLLDMNLPDLHGLDILRRIRGSGLPVEIIAVTAVRELPIVRKAISSGIAQYLIKPFTFAAFSDKLHHYRQFRDSLAQHGSATTQEAVDRAFAALRTPAAATLPKGFSEETLQSVITLLKSSPSPISAVEVTERLGMSRVTARRYLEHLAEQNAAVRSPRYGTRGRPEFEYTWRRA; this comes from the coding sequence TTGCCTGATCCGATCCGTGTCCTCGTGGTCGAAGACGAATCCGTGGCAGCCGCCGCCCATGCGGAGTATGTGCGGCGGATCGAGGGCTTCCAGCTCGCTGGTGTGGCGCGGACGGGTTCGGAGGCCCTGGCGTTCCTGGGACTGTCCCCCGGAAGGCAGCAGGAGTCCGCCGTCGCCGTCGATCTGGTGCTGCTGGACATGAACCTGCCGGACCTGCACGGACTGGATATCCTGCGCAGAATCCGCGGTTCCGGCCTGCCGGTGGAAATCATCGCCGTAACCGCAGTCCGGGAACTGCCGATTGTTCGCAAGGCCATTTCCTCCGGCATTGCGCAGTACCTGATCAAGCCGTTCACCTTCGCCGCCTTCAGCGACAAACTCCATCACTACCGGCAGTTCCGGGACAGCCTTGCCCAGCACGGCAGTGCCACCACCCAGGAGGCCGTGGACCGCGCCTTCGCCGCGTTGCGCACCCCGGCCGCGGCCACCCTGCCCAAAGGTTTTTCCGAAGAGACCCTGCAAAGCGTCATCACGCTGCTGAAAAGCAGTCCATCCCCCATCTCGGCGGTTGAGGTCACCGAACGGCTGGGCATGTCCCGGGTGACCGCACGCCGGTACCTGGAGCACCTTGCGGAGCAGAACGCCGCCGTCCGGTCTCCCCGTTACGGCACGCGGGGGCGGCCGGAATTCGAGTACACCTGGCGCCGGGCGTGA
- a CDS encoding sensor histidine kinase, translated as MKSWSLAARIFAGQLIFLTVLTAVVATVLFLDARDQNYSRAEQRMRSVAVTIAASPFVLEAVQTPNPTSALQPYARAIMDDASVDFITIMAPDGTRFTHPDPAEIGRTYIGSTEQALRGEIWTETVAGTLGPSVRAIVPIQDEDGTVHGMVATGVTVTNVSVAIAARLPFVILTAVAVMAASSVASWLLSRYLNRATLGWGPEQLSRIFIFYDSVLHSVREGVLLVGPSGQLVLYNDQAARLLNLPPRPPGGPALDIADLKIPGPLKELLLSGRVAREEVLVTDDQVLVVSQDPAVRPPQRARTAGAAAGSRAAKPAAPLGTVATLRDRTEVQSLAGELESMHTLTDALRAQTHEHSNRLHTIVSLIELGRDSDAIEFAARDLQQSQQLTDKVVSAVDEPFISALLVGKAAQANERGIELNITADTAFGAETVPAGARAGLDPAALVTIVGNLLDNAFDAVSGSEHREVSIDFLSTSEKLWIEVHDSGPGIPESELESIFSLGFSSKADGGRRRGVGLALVRQAVKRLGGQLTVDNEEGAVFTVSLPLHPLQPATEEETGGTIA; from the coding sequence ATGAAGAGCTGGAGCCTCGCGGCGCGGATATTCGCCGGCCAGCTCATTTTCCTGACGGTGCTGACGGCTGTTGTAGCCACAGTTTTGTTCCTCGATGCGCGGGACCAGAATTACAGCCGCGCAGAGCAGCGCATGCGATCCGTCGCCGTGACCATCGCAGCGAGTCCCTTTGTCCTGGAAGCGGTCCAGACGCCTAATCCAACCTCGGCCCTGCAGCCGTATGCGCGCGCTATCATGGACGATGCCTCGGTGGACTTCATCACGATCATGGCCCCGGATGGCACCCGCTTTACTCATCCGGATCCCGCCGAGATAGGCAGGACGTACATCGGCAGCACCGAGCAGGCGCTAAGAGGAGAGATCTGGACCGAAACTGTTGCCGGCACCTTGGGCCCGTCCGTCCGGGCGATTGTGCCGATCCAGGACGAGGACGGCACCGTCCACGGCATGGTGGCCACCGGTGTCACTGTCACCAATGTCTCGGTGGCCATTGCGGCCAGGCTCCCCTTCGTGATCCTCACCGCCGTGGCCGTCATGGCGGCGTCGTCGGTGGCCTCGTGGCTCCTCAGCCGCTACCTGAACCGGGCCACCTTGGGATGGGGCCCGGAGCAGCTGTCCAGAATTTTCATCTTCTACGATTCGGTCCTGCACTCGGTCCGCGAAGGCGTGCTCCTGGTCGGTCCCAGCGGACAGCTGGTGCTCTACAACGACCAGGCGGCCCGGCTGCTGAACCTGCCGCCCAGGCCGCCGGGAGGCCCGGCTCTGGACATCGCCGACCTGAAGATCCCGGGGCCGCTGAAAGAGCTGCTGCTCAGCGGCCGCGTTGCGCGGGAGGAGGTGCTTGTGACCGATGACCAGGTACTGGTCGTCAGTCAGGACCCTGCCGTGCGCCCGCCACAGCGGGCTCGGACTGCCGGTGCCGCGGCAGGAAGCCGTGCCGCAAAGCCGGCCGCGCCGCTGGGAACCGTGGCGACCTTACGCGACCGGACCGAGGTCCAATCCCTGGCCGGCGAGCTGGAGTCCATGCATACCCTCACCGACGCGCTCCGGGCCCAGACGCACGAGCACTCCAACAGGCTGCACACCATCGTGTCGCTGATCGAATTGGGCAGGGACAGCGATGCGATCGAGTTCGCGGCCCGCGACCTGCAGCAGTCGCAGCAGCTGACGGACAAGGTCGTCTCCGCCGTGGACGAACCCTTCATTTCGGCGTTGCTGGTGGGCAAGGCAGCCCAGGCCAACGAGCGCGGCATCGAGCTCAACATCACTGCGGACACTGCCTTCGGCGCCGAAACGGTGCCTGCCGGTGCCCGCGCCGGCCTCGATCCGGCCGCGCTCGTAACCATCGTGGGAAACCTGCTCGATAACGCCTTCGACGCGGTCTCAGGGTCCGAGCACCGGGAAGTCTCGATAGACTTCCTCAGCACTTCCGAGAAATTATGGATCGAGGTTCACGACAGCGGGCCGGGGATTCCGGAATCGGAGCTGGAGAGCATATTCAGCCTTGGCTTCAGCTCCAAGGCCGACGGCGGCAGGCGCCGCGGTGTGGGCCTGGCCTTGGTGCGCCAAGCCGTAAAGAGATTGGGCGGGCAACTGACCGTGGACAATGAGGAAGGAGCCGTATTCACCGTGTCGCTGCCGCTGCATCCGCTCCAGCCTGCTACGGAAGAGGAAACCGGAGGCACCATTGCCTGA
- a CDS encoding cation:dicarboxylate symporter family transporter yields MASTLKVPQTKPKPKKDKTHFLYIAVIVAVVLGAVIGLVAPDFAQSLKPIGTAFIGLIKMMIAPVIFCTIVLGVGSIAKAATVGKVGGMALGYFMLMSTFALGLGLVVGNVIHPGEGLDISGTGYEVEAAESHGTVDFLLGIIPTTLLSSLTAGNILQTLFVALIVGFALQKMGPAGKPILRGIGHIQTLVFRILIMVMWLAPIGAFGAIAAVVGATGVQAIISMATLMIGFYITCILFIAVVLGLILKLCTGVNIFKLMKYLGREYLLIFSTSSSEAALPRLIAKMEHLGVSKPVVGVTVPTGYSFNLDGTAIYLTMAALFVATAMGKPLELGEQISLLVFMIIASKGAAGVTGAGLATLAGGLQSHRPDLVDGVGLIVGIDRFMSEARALTNFTGNAVATVLIGTWTREIDRPRVDEVLDGRLPFDEETMNAGHASEEIVEDLREPVREAAAPARDSELATSRQ; encoded by the coding sequence ATGGCATCGACGCTGAAGGTTCCCCAGACTAAGCCAAAGCCCAAGAAGGACAAGACGCACTTTCTCTACATCGCGGTTATCGTAGCTGTTGTGCTCGGTGCTGTGATCGGGTTGGTCGCCCCTGACTTCGCCCAGTCGCTCAAGCCCATCGGCACCGCGTTCATCGGGTTGATCAAGATGATGATCGCCCCGGTCATCTTCTGCACCATTGTGCTCGGCGTCGGTTCGATCGCCAAAGCCGCCACGGTCGGCAAGGTCGGCGGCATGGCGTTGGGCTACTTCATGCTCATGTCTACCTTTGCCTTGGGCCTCGGCTTGGTCGTCGGCAACGTGATCCACCCGGGCGAGGGCCTGGACATTTCGGGCACCGGCTACGAGGTGGAAGCCGCTGAGAGCCACGGCACCGTTGACTTCCTGCTAGGGATCATCCCCACGACACTGCTGTCGTCGCTGACGGCGGGCAACATCCTGCAGACCCTGTTCGTCGCGCTGATCGTCGGTTTCGCGCTGCAGAAGATGGGCCCGGCAGGCAAGCCGATCCTGCGCGGCATCGGACACATCCAGACGCTCGTGTTCCGCATCCTCATCATGGTCATGTGGCTGGCTCCCATCGGCGCTTTCGGTGCCATTGCAGCAGTCGTCGGCGCCACCGGCGTCCAGGCCATTATCAGCATGGCCACCCTCATGATCGGCTTCTACATCACCTGTATCCTCTTCATAGCCGTAGTACTGGGCCTGATCCTGAAGCTGTGCACCGGGGTCAATATCTTCAAGCTGATGAAGTACCTCGGCCGCGAGTACCTGCTGATCTTCTCCACTTCGTCCTCCGAGGCCGCGCTGCCCCGCCTGATTGCAAAGATGGAACACCTCGGCGTTTCCAAGCCCGTGGTCGGGGTGACGGTTCCGACCGGCTACTCCTTCAACCTGGACGGCACCGCCATCTACCTGACCATGGCAGCGCTCTTTGTCGCCACGGCTATGGGCAAGCCGCTTGAGCTCGGCGAGCAGATCTCGCTGCTGGTCTTCATGATCATCGCTTCCAAGGGTGCTGCCGGTGTCACCGGTGCCGGCCTGGCCACGCTGGCCGGCGGTCTGCAGAGCCACCGGCCGGACCTGGTTGACGGCGTGGGTCTCATCGTCGGCATCGACCGCTTTATGTCCGAAGCCCGCGCCCTGACCAACTTCACCGGTAACGCCGTGGCCACCGTGCTGATCGGCACCTGGACCAGGGAAATCGACCGCCCCCGGGTGGACGAGGTCCTGGACGGGCGGCTTCCCTTCGACGAAGAGACCATGAACGCCGGCCACGCGTCGGAAGAAATCGTCGAGGATCTTCGGGAGCCCGTCCGCGAGGCCGCGGCACCGGCACGCGACTCAGAACTGGCGACCTCCCGCCAGTAG
- a CDS encoding ParA family protein, with the protein MSSEQGSTTLQEAEDAVMGPTGRPLTEFPEPPVLTSHGPARIIAMVNQKGGVGKTTSTINLGAALAEAGRRVLLVDFDPQGALSAGLGTNPHELDLTVYNVLMDRKADIQEAIQSTDFENIDLLPANIDLSAAEVQLVNEVAREQVLDRALRKVEDDYDVILIDCQPSLGLLTVNALTAAHGVIIPLICEFFALRAVALLVETIEKVQDRLNPRLQIDGVLATMYDARTLHSREVIGRLLEAFGDKVFETVIKRTIKFADATVAAEPITSYAGNHAGAGAYRQLARELIARGGAP; encoded by the coding sequence GTGAGTAGCGAACAGGGTTCGACGACTCTGCAGGAAGCGGAAGACGCGGTCATGGGCCCCACCGGCCGGCCGCTCACTGAATTTCCCGAGCCACCCGTGCTGACCTCACACGGACCAGCCCGGATCATCGCCATGGTCAACCAGAAGGGCGGCGTCGGCAAGACCACGTCGACCATCAATCTGGGCGCCGCGCTGGCCGAGGCCGGGCGGCGTGTCCTGCTGGTGGATTTCGATCCCCAAGGAGCCCTTTCCGCCGGGCTGGGTACTAACCCGCACGAGTTGGACCTCACCGTCTATAACGTGTTGATGGACCGCAAGGCCGATATCCAGGAGGCCATCCAGAGCACGGACTTCGAAAACATTGATCTCTTGCCGGCCAACATCGACCTTTCCGCGGCGGAAGTCCAGTTGGTCAACGAGGTCGCCCGCGAACAGGTGCTGGACCGGGCGCTGCGTAAGGTCGAAGACGATTACGACGTGATCCTGATCGACTGCCAGCCCTCGCTGGGCCTGCTCACCGTCAACGCCCTGACCGCCGCCCATGGCGTGATCATCCCGCTGATCTGCGAGTTTTTCGCCCTGCGGGCCGTGGCACTGCTGGTGGAAACCATCGAGAAGGTCCAGGACCGGCTGAACCCGCGCCTGCAGATCGACGGCGTGCTCGCCACTATGTACGACGCCCGCACCCTGCACAGCCGCGAGGTCATCGGCCGGCTGCTCGAAGCTTTCGGCGACAAGGTCTTCGAGACCGTCATCAAGCGCACGATCAAATTTGCCGACGCCACGGTGGCCGCGGAGCCGATCACCAGTTATGCCGGCAACCACGCGGGGGCCGGTGCCTACCGCCAGCTGGCCAGGGAGCTGATCGCCCGCGGCGGCGCACCCTGA
- a CDS encoding segregation and condensation protein A translates to MTDAGPAAETLAAPRAEGRPGFEVRLDNFSGPFDLLLGLISKHEMDITEVALARVTDEFISYTRRLQESGQDWALDEASEFLVIAATLLDLKAARLLPTGEVEDDEDIALLEARDLLFARLLQYKAFKQIAALMGRWLEEEAARYPRQVSLEPQFAALLPELIWRTSLADFAKLAGKALEPKAPKPTEVGLAHLHAPAVSVKEQAAIIADRLQDAGPLSFRALTADAADTTVVVARFLALLEMFRDAVIAFDQASPLGDLTVRWTGPDRDWSTERLSEEYEDVPAPGSVPGDGPVPAAAGKEGQDD, encoded by the coding sequence ATGACTGACGCGGGACCGGCGGCGGAGACGCTGGCGGCACCGCGGGCCGAGGGCCGTCCCGGTTTCGAAGTACGGTTGGACAATTTCAGCGGCCCCTTCGACCTGCTGCTGGGCCTGATCTCCAAACATGAGATGGATATCACCGAGGTCGCACTGGCCCGGGTCACGGACGAGTTCATTTCCTACACCCGTCGCCTGCAGGAGTCCGGCCAGGACTGGGCGCTGGACGAAGCCAGCGAATTCCTCGTTATCGCCGCGACCTTGTTGGATCTCAAGGCGGCACGGTTGCTGCCCACTGGCGAAGTGGAGGACGACGAGGACATCGCCCTGCTCGAAGCCAGGGACCTGCTCTTTGCCCGCCTGCTGCAGTACAAGGCGTTCAAGCAGATTGCCGCGCTGATGGGACGCTGGCTGGAGGAAGAAGCTGCCCGCTACCCGCGCCAAGTCAGTCTGGAGCCGCAGTTCGCGGCGCTGCTGCCGGAGCTAATCTGGCGGACTTCGCTGGCGGACTTCGCCAAACTGGCGGGCAAGGCGCTGGAGCCGAAAGCACCAAAGCCCACGGAGGTGGGGCTGGCGCACCTGCATGCTCCGGCCGTCAGTGTGAAGGAGCAGGCGGCGATCATCGCGGACCGGCTCCAAGACGCCGGGCCGCTGTCCTTCCGGGCGCTGACCGCGGATGCTGCCGACACCACGGTGGTGGTCGCCCGCTTCCTGGCCCTGCTGGAAATGTTCCGCGACGCAGTCATCGCCTTTGACCAGGCGTCGCCGCTGGGGGATCTGACGGTGCGTTGGACCGGACCCGACAGGGACTGGAGTACCGAACGGCTTAGCGAGGAATACGAAGATGTGCCGGCGCCCGGGTCCGTCCCCGGGGACGGACCCGTTCCCGCCGCGGCCGGAAAGGAAGGGCAGGATGACTGA
- the scpB gene encoding SMC-Scp complex subunit ScpB, translating to MTDRADAAPLAAEESGADLQSLPGGPRAALEAVLMVIDEPATDVELATALGLPIAEVRTLLVQLQRDYDGAGSPDGSPRGFELRSIAGGWRIFSRSDFADIVSGFILEGQTARLTQAALETLAVIAYRQPVSRARVSAIRGVNVDSVVRTLVQRGLIEDAGTDPETGGLLYKTTSYFLERLGIGNVSELPKLAPHLPGLENLADIDDSDI from the coding sequence ATGACTGACAGAGCCGATGCCGCGCCGTTGGCCGCGGAAGAATCCGGCGCGGATCTGCAGTCCCTCCCCGGCGGCCCCCGAGCTGCCCTCGAAGCGGTACTGATGGTCATCGATGAGCCGGCCACCGACGTCGAACTGGCCACCGCCCTGGGTCTGCCAATTGCCGAAGTCCGGACGCTGCTGGTGCAGCTCCAAAGGGATTACGACGGCGCGGGCTCTCCGGACGGTTCACCCCGGGGATTCGAACTGCGCAGCATTGCCGGCGGCTGGCGGATCTTCTCGCGCAGTGATTTTGCCGACATCGTATCCGGCTTCATCCTGGAGGGACAGACTGCCCGTTTGACCCAGGCCGCGTTGGAGACGCTGGCCGTGATTGCCTACCGCCAGCCGGTGTCCAGGGCGCGGGTTTCGGCCATCCGCGGCGTGAATGTGGACTCGGTGGTGCGGACCCTCGTCCAGCGTGGTCTGATTGAGGATGCGGGCACGGATCCGGAGACAGGAGGCCTCCTGTACAAGACCACCTCGTATTTTCTGGAAAGATTGGGTATAGGAAATGTTTCCGAGCTGCCCAAACTGGCACCGCATCTGCCGGGGCTGGAAAATTTGGCAGACATCGACGACTCCGATATCTAA